In a single window of the Anaerocolumna cellulosilytica genome:
- a CDS encoding non-ribosomal peptide synthetase: MGKSNEKLNKNNIENILSLSPMQEGMLFYYLLNKELDCYMEQLQIEVTGKMNVELFEKAWNIVVQTNEVLRTVFRWENLSKPIQVVLKSHKVKVLFKDISEYQNLENAVIDIVEMDRKELFDLIEVPFRITLCKLNDSSHRVIITNHHILYDGWSNGIIMKEFFETYNALVNQKSVVPVLKTKFHEYIKWIGNINKNEQRDYWKEYLKDFEPKKIWERSISKEGMDNKKISSYMFDFTAELVNTVNNFARFNDITIASFLYSAWGVLLLQYGNENDVTFGTTVSVRPSDISGIENVVGLCINTVPLRMKADGSENILDFLSKINSSLQERKEYEVTPLTDIMTFKGIKSGDELFQSIFVIENYPLSSSIFNQDGILNVESFTNFGRSHYDITVIAKTFDNIISLEIQYNSFLFKESFVEKMAKHYKIIFEELIAKSGNTLSSLNMLSQREKDEILLEFNNTECNFESGICVHEYFEKRVVEHPDKIAVIDGTRAFTYHELNERANQLARLILRKNSITPDTSIGIITFPSMEMIIGILAVLKAGGAYVPIDPGSPADRNAYILQDSDATMLLISSDITKIDYWDGDVLYIDGEVTGESGQNLGRTSAANNLAYIIYTSGSTGHPKGVMIEHKSVVNILLDLENRYPVLENDTYLLKTTYTFDVSVTEIMGWFMGRGRLAVLESGHEKDPIKIIDAIEAYNVTHINIVPSMFKYFLEYIEQNKKAVKRISSLKYIISAGEALPADLVNQFKKLHSNISLENLYGPTEATIYATHYSLKDFNGGAIVPIGKPMSNLHTYIVDRHNRLQPIGVPGELCLSGVGISRGYVNREQLTKEKFVSNLFIKELENKANISYDASYEKIYRTGDLARWMPDGNIEYLGRNDFQIKIRGFRIEIEEIEYKLFNYEKISAAIVTPQISPEGSAYLCAYYTATSKVTDNEIINYLSESLPHYMIPSYFVRLKEFPLNSNGKINRKALPMPELTHKNYEPPNTDLEKKLIEIWSEVLEIDLDKIGANSDFFHIGGHSLLATRLILRIHKEMNQEVTLSDIFNKPTIRELGMFLEQQVKSSFVKIPKAEKKDYYILSHAQKRLFMLHLLDKESISYNMAQITVLEGYLDKKRVEDVLIELIKRHEILRTSFMIIDGEPQQKINEEITFKLEYVEGNRDKEEELVHAFVRPFDLTSPHLIRAGIAKTSPERYLLMIDMHHIIADGMSHLILLEEFVALYSAQELDKMKIQYKDFSEWQDSEKKKENFKLAQEFWLKEFSGELPVLNLPQDSPRPVRQSFQGASIKFDLSPEQSEGLKRLGMALGLTPYMMLLGIINILISKLSGQEDIIIGTPVAGRTHSDMEPIVGLFVNTLALRNTPAAEKRVENFLKELKTRTVECFKNQDYPFEDLVDKVDIKRDMSRNPLFDVWFSLHNMDVKEVKIPGIKSKPFEYENQIAKFDLSFHGSEVEDRYCFTLEYCVALFSSKTVERYKNYFLRLINTFLNEGVDMTIGEIELISEEEKILLDNSFNNTRREYDRTGSIQKLFETCVSKYSEKTAVVWNGKEHSYAELNGAANCVATELQKRGVNKGSIVCLIVERSFEMIAGLIGILKAGGAYIPVDSEYPVERIDYIVEDSKADLILTNVEKYYNIYKEMSVDLRKSVRLDLNLENPPVLAESEDLAYVIYTSGSTGRPKGVMIENHSVVNFITGITEQISFDNNDKILSLTTVSFDIFALETLLPLVCGSKVILGNREEQVNGEKASVVLSKEQISIFQTTPSRLQILMEDKKFCTALGGLKVLLVGGEAFPVSLMKKLKKIFKGKIYNMYGPTETTIWSTMKDISGEEALDIGKPIANNQVYIMSKECRNLQPLGVVGELCIAGESLARGYLNRPALTKERFVMNPFKKGERLYRTGDLARWKTDGNIEFLGRMDNQVKVRGYRIELGEIETVMMGIVGVEEAVVISREVNESQELFAYFTGQEDMLIGDLKEGIAKKLPHYMIPSYFTQLKEIPLNPNGKIDRNALPMPKITRNHYEPPKTDMERKVAEIWKEVLQVDKISIFDNFFDIGGNSLKLIRVVNKLKEVAREDVSITTLFQYPTVQSLVSYLGHSEHNISLLSKDEIATQYSESSKSVIENDSEIAIIGMACRFPDANNVEEFWNKLKNGIECITYFNDEELLDIGVSPDLVNNPSYVKAQGVMPNPEYFDAEFFKYSPREAEIMDPQIRVFHEIVWEALEDSGYSSKQSHIPIGLFSSASPNLYWEALVALSGKTQILGELASEQLFNKDYMSTRISYKLNLTGPSVSLYTACSSSLVAVHVACESLLKNDCDIAIAGSSTISPLPDKTGYLFQDGMVKSSDGHCRTFDINADGFVQGTGAGAVVLKKLSKAIEDRDNIYAVIKATEINNDGSNKLGYTAPSVDGQKNVIQSALKKACIPSESIQYIEAHGTATPLGDTVEIEALKQVFNTNLRNFCGIGSVKSNIGHLDCTSGVAGLIKTVLAIKHRLIPPTLNVTVANPKLNLIDSPFYLVTEPTEWKNSDIPLRAGISSLGLGGTNAHVIIEEPPVLEDQESVRIYKLILLSARTEFELNKQIKQLSEHLDNHPQINMADLAYTLQTGRTHFAYRMAFAIEDRVKAIEYLNTGLAITNCTGNMDINIVFVFLSSGIKNIIKWMELYKTESIFKKEIDECLTALSPYIEPWFISAIDNQVTLRYEDISAVKENPFILFCIQYAFAKTLISWGIRPDNIKGDGMEEAIKIALSNTARFEEISSSIVSKLKYIEQNPGSTCCGLESEELSDTKSCIYIEFGKNDNDIETTDNGKVIQFVIDPSERLCISNQLFEKLGQLWMSGVAIDWEKLYSKEKRKRVSLPTYPFERQRYWINGNPFKMTPIKGSEALVKKQDISDWFYVPLWEQSLMSVISDSDSQENFGWMVFMDDTQFHTSLVNELEARVGTVIKVRKGIGFGKSGENEYHINFKEENSYALLLDELAVKGIMPGSIVSLWSVSDSIGYEELTQENIYTELDSGFFSITYLAKALANQSSAYKTRIIVVTSNMHNVDGSDRSNPAKAAVLGPCKVIPQELSFVRCRNIDISIPEEQYIQNKLIQKLICEMQGADIDTVVAYRNNIRYIQKYTPTVLPKNNTKFKEKGVYFITGGMGNIGFSIADYLANNYYAKVILIGRSAFPKRGEREKWLIDKGEHDPLASKVKRVIELEKQGAEIYTYSGDISDYSVIYSVVEDAERQTGKINGVIHAAGAMRDSLYKTLNEINREDCEKQFVSKIFGTMVLYRLFRDKELDFFTVTSSTSSALGGLGFAAYSAANIFMDSFISEFNRSSGKDWISVNWEGWKFSVERTQMSFNFSLRELFMEPEEGVEVFKYVTNNHGFERILVSSGNMDDRINTWIKLSAAGKDVGAEKTYQTKIDREGLKTSYVSPENKMEENIAEVFQDFFGYKEISIHDNFFDIGASSLDMIQITGNLRKALNMNIPILKLFSFPTIHSLAQNLAGNNEEDTTSSRNIDRTNELNRGKNSIQRRYNLRKK, encoded by the coding sequence ATGGGAAAAAGCAATGAAAAACTTAATAAGAATAACATTGAGAATATCCTTTCTTTATCGCCAATGCAAGAAGGAATGTTATTTTATTATCTCCTAAATAAAGAATTGGACTGTTACATGGAGCAGTTGCAAATAGAAGTTACAGGAAAGATGAATGTTGAACTTTTTGAGAAGGCTTGGAATATAGTGGTTCAAACAAATGAAGTGCTGAGGACTGTTTTTAGGTGGGAGAATCTTAGCAAACCAATTCAGGTCGTTTTGAAAAGTCATAAGGTAAAAGTATTATTTAAAGATATTTCAGAATATCAGAATCTAGAGAATGCTGTAATAGATATAGTTGAAATGGATAGAAAAGAATTATTTGATTTGATTGAAGTACCATTTAGGATTACGCTATGTAAATTGAATGATAGTTCACATAGGGTAATAATTACGAACCACCATATCCTTTATGACGGATGGAGCAATGGTATAATAATGAAAGAATTCTTTGAGACCTACAATGCGTTGGTAAATCAAAAGAGTGTTGTACCAGTTTTAAAGACAAAGTTTCATGAATATATTAAGTGGATAGGCAACATTAATAAGAATGAGCAGAGAGATTATTGGAAGGAATATCTTAAAGATTTTGAGCCAAAAAAGATTTGGGAGCGCAGTATATCAAAAGAAGGTATGGATAATAAAAAAATTTCTAGTTACATGTTTGATTTTACGGCAGAGCTTGTTAATACTGTGAACAACTTTGCAAGGTTCAATGATATTACAATTGCTTCATTTTTGTATAGTGCGTGGGGAGTTCTTCTTTTACAATATGGCAATGAAAATGATGTTACATTTGGAACAACAGTATCGGTAAGACCATCAGATATTAGTGGGATTGAAAATGTTGTAGGGTTGTGTATTAATACAGTTCCTTTGAGGATGAAGGCAGACGGAAGCGAAAACATATTAGACTTTCTAAGTAAAATAAATAGCTCTCTTCAAGAACGCAAGGAGTATGAAGTTACACCGTTAACGGATATCATGACTTTTAAGGGAATCAAAAGTGGTGATGAGCTTTTTCAGTCTATATTTGTAATCGAAAATTACCCATTAAGTTCTAGCATATTTAATCAGGATGGCATACTAAATGTTGAGAGTTTCACAAACTTTGGAAGGTCACATTATGACATTACAGTAATTGCTAAGACTTTTGATAATATTATTAGTTTGGAAATACAATATAACAGCTTTTTGTTTAAAGAATCTTTTGTTGAGAAGATGGCAAAGCATTATAAGATTATATTTGAGGAACTCATTGCAAAGTCTGGAAACACTTTGAGCTCGTTAAATATGTTGAGCCAAAGAGAAAAAGATGAAATTCTTCTGGAATTTAATAATACCGAATGTAACTTTGAAAGTGGTATTTGTGTTCATGAGTATTTTGAGAAAAGGGTAGTCGAACATCCAGATAAAATTGCCGTCATAGATGGAACAAGAGCTTTTACTTACCATGAGTTGAATGAAAGAGCCAATCAATTAGCAAGGCTAATATTGCGTAAAAACAGTATTACTCCTGATACTTCTATTGGGATTATAACTTTTCCGTCAATGGAAATGATAATAGGAATATTGGCGGTACTAAAAGCTGGCGGGGCTTATGTTCCGATTGACCCAGGTAGCCCTGCAGATAGGAATGCATACATACTTCAAGATTCTGATGCAACCATGCTATTAATATCCTCGGATATTACTAAAATAGATTATTGGGATGGGGATGTATTATATATAGATGGGGAGGTAACAGGGGAAAGTGGGCAGAATCTTGGGAGAACTTCTGCAGCGAATAATCTTGCATATATTATCTATACCTCTGGTTCTACTGGTCATCCGAAAGGAGTAATGATAGAACATAAAAGTGTAGTTAATATATTGTTGGATTTGGAAAATAGATATCCTGTTCTAGAAAATGATACATATTTATTAAAAACCACTTATACCTTTGATGTTTCGGTTACAGAAATAATGGGTTGGTTTATGGGAAGAGGAAGACTGGCTGTTCTGGAGAGTGGTCACGAAAAAGATCCCATTAAGATAATTGATGCAATTGAAGCATATAATGTAACGCACATAAATATTGTGCCATCAATGTTTAAATACTTTCTCGAATATATTGAGCAAAATAAGAAAGCTGTAAAGAGAATAAGCAGCCTGAAATATATAATATCTGCGGGAGAAGCATTGCCAGCCGATTTGGTAAACCAATTTAAAAAGTTGCATAGTAATATTTCTTTAGAGAATTTATACGGTCCAACAGAAGCGACCATCTATGCAACGCATTACTCCTTAAAGGATTTTAATGGCGGAGCTATTGTACCAATAGGTAAACCGATGTCAAATTTACACACTTATATTGTAGATAGGCATAACAGGCTTCAACCTATTGGCGTTCCAGGTGAACTTTGCTTAAGCGGTGTAGGGATTTCTAGGGGATATGTAAATAGAGAACAACTTACAAAGGAGAAATTTGTTTCAAACCTTTTTATAAAAGAATTAGAGAATAAAGCTAACATAAGTTATGACGCTTCTTACGAAAAAATATATAGAACAGGTGATTTGGCACGTTGGATGCCGGATGGAAATATTGAATATCTTGGAAGGAATGATTTCCAGATAAAGATACGAGGATTTAGAATTGAAATTGAAGAGATAGAATATAAACTTTTTAACTATGAAAAAATTTCTGCGGCAATTGTAACTCCCCAAATAAGCCCAGAGGGAAGCGCTTATTTATGCGCTTATTATACCGCAACGTCTAAAGTTACTGATAACGAGATAATTAATTATTTATCTGAGTCTTTGCCCCATTATATGATTCCGTCGTATTTTGTCCGGTTGAAAGAATTTCCTCTTAATTCAAATGGCAAGATTAATCGAAAAGCATTACCGATGCCCGAGCTAACTCACAAAAATTATGAACCGCCAAACACTGATCTGGAAAAGAAATTAATAGAAATTTGGTCGGAAGTTTTGGAGATTGATTTGGACAAAATCGGTGCAAACAGTGACTTTTTTCATATTGGAGGTCATTCACTGCTAGCCACAAGGTTAATATTACGAATACATAAGGAGATGAATCAGGAGGTAACACTGTCAGATATCTTTAATAAACCCACTATTAGAGAGTTAGGAATGTTTCTAGAACAACAAGTCAAGAGCTCATTTGTAAAGATTCCTAAAGCAGAAAAGAAAGATTATTATATTCTTTCTCATGCTCAAAAAAGATTGTTTATGCTCCATTTGTTAGACAAGGAATCAATATCCTATAACATGGCTCAAATAACGGTTTTGGAAGGATATTTGGATAAAAAAAGGGTAGAAGATGTCCTTATAGAATTGATAAAACGCCATGAAATTTTGAGAACTTCCTTTATGATAATAGATGGTGAGCCCCAGCAAAAAATCAATGAAGAAATCACTTTTAAACTAGAATATGTAGAAGGAAATAGGGATAAAGAAGAAGAGTTGGTACATGCATTTGTACGGCCTTTTGATTTAACATCTCCTCATTTGATAAGAGCGGGAATAGCAAAAACATCTCCAGAAAGATATCTTCTAATGATAGATATGCATCACATAATTGCAGATGGAATGTCTCATCTAATTCTACTAGAAGAGTTCGTGGCTCTGTATAGTGCACAGGAATTGGACAAGATGAAAATTCAGTATAAAGACTTTTCTGAATGGCAAGATAGTGAAAAGAAGAAAGAGAATTTTAAATTAGCACAAGAGTTTTGGTTAAAGGAGTTTTCAGGGGAACTACCAGTATTGAACTTACCTCAGGACAGTCCACGTCCGGTGAGACAGAGCTTTCAGGGAGCAAGTATCAAATTCGATTTAAGTCCTGAGCAAAGTGAAGGTCTAAAGAGGCTGGGGATGGCCTTGGGATTAACACCATACATGATGCTATTAGGGATAATAAACATCTTGATTTCAAAATTATCTGGACAGGAAGATATTATTATAGGAACCCCAGTAGCCGGACGAACCCACAGTGATATGGAACCAATTGTAGGGTTATTCGTAAATACATTAGCACTAAGAAATACTCCAGCTGCGGAGAAGCGTGTAGAAAACTTTTTAAAGGAATTGAAGACTCGTACAGTAGAGTGTTTTAAGAATCAGGATTACCCTTTTGAAGATCTTGTTGACAAAGTAGATATAAAAAGAGATATGAGTAGGAATCCTTTGTTTGATGTGTGGTTTAGCTTACATAATATGGATGTTAAGGAAGTGAAAATCCCAGGAATAAAGTCAAAGCCTTTTGAATATGAAAATCAAATAGCCAAATTTGATTTATCGTTTCATGGGTCTGAAGTAGAAGATCGATATTGTTTTACACTTGAATACTGTGTAGCATTATTTTCTTCTAAAACAGTTGAAAGGTACAAGAACTATTTCCTTAGACTCATAAACACCTTTTTGAATGAGGGGGTGGATATGACAATTGGAGAGATAGAATTGATTTCAGAGGAAGAAAAGATTCTACTTGATAATAGTTTTAACAATACCAGACGGGAATATGACAGAACTGGTAGTATACAAAAATTATTTGAAACTTGCGTGTCTAAATATTCAGAAAAAACAGCAGTAGTTTGGAATGGAAAGGAACACAGTTATGCTGAACTCAATGGGGCAGCAAATTGTGTAGCAACGGAGCTTCAAAAAAGGGGTGTTAATAAAGGCTCAATTGTCTGCTTGATTGTGGAACGTTCTTTTGAAATGATTGCTGGGTTAATAGGAATTTTGAAGGCAGGAGGAGCATACATTCCGGTAGATTCAGAATATCCGGTAGAAAGAATAGATTATATAGTAGAAGACAGTAAAGCGGATCTTATTTTAACAAATGTTGAAAAGTATTATAATATCTACAAAGAAATGTCTGTGGATTTAAGAAAATCAGTTAGATTAGATTTGAACTTAGAAAACCCTCCCGTACTTGCTGAATCAGAAGACTTGGCATATGTGATCTACACCTCTGGTTCAACAGGTCGTCCCAAAGGAGTTATGATAGAGAATCATTCTGTTGTAAACTTTATAACTGGAATAACAGAACAGATTTCATTTGATAATAATGATAAAATCTTGTCTTTGACGACGGTATCCTTTGACATATTTGCATTAGAGACACTACTGCCGTTAGTTTGTGGAAGTAAGGTGATTTTGGGAAATAGGGAAGAACAAGTAAATGGAGAGAAAGCAAGTGTAGTGTTATCAAAAGAACAGATTAGTATATTTCAGACAACCCCCTCTAGATTGCAAATTCTAATGGAAGATAAGAAATTCTGTACTGCCCTTGGAGGATTAAAGGTCCTATTAGTAGGAGGAGAGGCATTTCCAGTATCTTTAATGAAAAAGCTTAAGAAGATTTTTAAAGGAAAAATCTACAATATGTATGGTCCGACAGAGACCACAATCTGGTCAACGATGAAGGACATTTCAGGAGAAGAAGCACTAGATATCGGAAAGCCTATAGCTAATAACCAAGTCTATATAATGTCTAAGGAATGTCGTAATCTTCAGCCTCTTGGAGTTGTTGGAGAGTTGTGCATAGCAGGAGAGAGTTTGGCTCGTGGATATTTAAACCGACCTGCGTTAACAAAAGAACGTTTTGTTATGAATCCTTTTAAAAAGGGAGAACGGCTGTATCGAACTGGTGATCTGGCAAGGTGGAAAACAGATGGAAATATTGAGTTCCTTGGTCGTATGGATAATCAGGTAAAGGTTAGAGGATACCGTATTGAATTAGGTGAGATAGAAACGGTGATGATGGGAATAGTTGGGGTTGAAGAAGCCGTGGTGATTTCAAGAGAAGTGAATGAATCCCAGGAGTTATTTGCTTACTTTACAGGACAGGAGGATATGCTAATAGGGGATTTGAAGGAAGGTATAGCAAAAAAGCTGCCACATTATATGATTCCCTCATATTTTACCCAGTTAAAAGAAATACCTTTAAATCCCAATGGTAAGATTGATCGAAATGCACTACCAATGCCTAAGATAACTCGAAATCATTATGAACCTCCAAAAACTGACATGGAAAGGAAAGTCGCAGAAATTTGGAAAGAAGTATTACAGGTAGATAAAATCAGCATATTTGATAATTTCTTCGATATTGGTGGAAATTCACTAAAGCTAATTAGAGTAGTCAATAAACTTAAAGAAGTTGCTAGGGAAGATGTATCAATCACAACCCTGTTCCAATACCCCACAGTCCAGTCGCTTGTAAGTTACTTGGGTCATAGTGAGCATAATATATCATTACTATCAAAAGATGAAATCGCAACTCAATATAGTGAAAGTTCAAAATCAGTTATAGAAAATGATTCTGAAATAGCTATTATTGGTATGGCTTGCAGATTTCCGGATGCTAACAATGTTGAGGAATTTTGGAATAAGTTAAAGAATGGAATCGAATGTATCACTTATTTTAATGATGAGGAACTCTTAGATATAGGTGTAAGTCCAGACTTAGTAAATAACCCAAGTTATGTGAAAGCGCAGGGAGTTATGCCAAATCCAGAGTACTTTGACGCAGAGTTTTTTAAATATTCTCCGCGAGAGGCTGAAATAATGGATCCTCAAATAAGAGTATTTCATGAAATAGTTTGGGAGGCTTTGGAGGATAGTGGATATTCATCCAAACAATCTCATATACCGATAGGTCTATTCTCAAGTGCTTCGCCCAATTTATATTGGGAAGCACTAGTTGCTCTTTCAGGGAAAACCCAGATTTTGGGGGAACTTGCATCTGAACAGTTATTTAATAAAGACTATATGAGTACAAGAATATCATATAAGCTAAACCTTACAGGACCGTCTGTTTCACTTTATACGGCATGTTCGTCTTCATTAGTTGCTGTTCATGTTGCTTGTGAGTCATTGTTGAAAAATGATTGTGATATAGCTATTGCAGGGTCATCCACAATAAGTCCATTACCTGACAAAACAGGATATCTGTTTCAAGATGGTATGGTTAAATCATCGGATGGACATTGTCGCACTTTTGATATTAATGCAGATGGATTTGTTCAAGGTACTGGTGCTGGGGCAGTAGTCCTTAAGAAACTTTCAAAGGCAATAGAAGACAGAGATAATATTTATGCAGTTATCAAAGCAACAGAAATAAATAATGACGGCAGCAATAAGCTTGGGTACACTGCTCCAAGTGTAGATGGACAGAAGAATGTAATACAAAGTGCTTTGAAGAAAGCTTGTATACCTTCAGAATCTATACAATATATTGAAGCACATGGAACTGCCACTCCTTTGGGGGATACAGTTGAAATAGAAGCATTGAAACAGGTATTTAATACTAATTTGAGGAATTTCTGTGGTATAGGTTCAGTAAAAAGCAATATAGGACATCTAGACTGTACTTCTGGCGTAGCGGGGCTTATTAAGACAGTATTAGCTATAAAACACAGGTTAATTCCGCCTACACTAAATGTAACAGTAGCTAATCCTAAATTAAATTTGATTGATAGTCCATTTTACCTGGTTACAGAGCCCACTGAATGGAAAAACAGTGATATTCCCTTGAGAGCAGGAATAAGTTCGCTTGGATTAGGAGGAACGAATGCACATGTTATCATTGAGGAACCACCAGTTTTGGAGGACCAAGAAAGTGTAAGGATTTATAAACTTATTCTACTCTCAGCAAGGACTGAGTTTGAACTTAATAAACAAATAAAGCAGTTATCGGAGCATTTAGATAATCACCCCCAAATTAATATGGCCGACTTGGCATACACACTTCAGACAGGGAGAACCCATTTTGCTTATAGGATGGCCTTTGCTATTGAGGATAGGGTAAAAGCGATAGAATATTTAAATACTGGTCTAGCAATTACAAATTGTACGGGAAATATGGATATTAATATTGTTTTTGTCTTTCTTTCCTCAGGTATAAAAAACATAATCAAGTGGATGGAGCTGTATAAGACGGAATCTATTTTTAAGAAAGAAATAGACGAGTGCCTTACAGCCTTATCACCGTATATTGAACCTTGGTTTATTAGTGCTATTGACAACCAGGTGACATTGCGGTATGAAGATATTTCTGCGGTGAAAGAAAATCCTTTTATTCTTTTCTGCATACAATATGCCTTTGCTAAAACATTGATTTCATGGGGAATAAGACCAGACAATATTAAAGGGGATGGAATGGAAGAGGCAATTAAAATAGCTTTGTCCAATACAGCACGTTTTGAAGAGATATCAAGTTCAATTGTATCAAAGCTTAAATATATTGAGCAGAACCCTGGAAGCACATGCTGTGGGCTTGAGTCAGAGGAACTCTCTGATACCAAGTCATGTATATATATTGAATTTGGAAAGAATGATAATGATATAGAAACTACAGATAATGGGAAAGTTATCCAATTTGTCATAGATCCTTCCGAACGATTATGTATATCGAATCAATTATTCGAAAAGCTTGGCCAATTATGGATGTCGGGTGTGGCAATAGATTGGGAGAAACTTTATAGTAAAGAAAAGAGAAAACGGGTTTCGCTACCAACATATCCATTCGAACGGCAGAGATACTGGATTAACGGAAATCCATTCAAAATGACACCTATTAAGGGGAGTGAAGCACTTGTAAAGAAGCAGGACATTTCCGACTGGTTCTATGTACCTTTATGGGAACAATCCCTCATGAGTGTTATTTCTGATAGTGACTCTCAGGAAAACTTTGGGTGGATGGTATTTATGGATGATACACAATTTCATACAAGTCTGGTAAATGAACTTGAGGCAAGAGTTGGTACAGTGATAAAGGTTAGAAAAGGAATCGGTTTTGGAAAGTCGGGAGAGAATGAATATCACATTAATTTTAAAGAGGAAAATAGCTATGCGCTTCTATTGGATGAACTTGCTGTAAAAGGTATAATGCCTGGGAGTATTGTTTCATTGTGGAGTGTTTCTGATAGCATTGGTTATGAAGAACTGACTCAAGAGAATATTTATACAGAATTGGATTCGGGCTTCTTTAGTATAACTTACCTTGCAAAAGCATTAGCTAATCAAAGTTCGGCGTATAAGACAAGAATAATTGTTGTTACAAGTAATATGCATAATGTGGACGGTTCTGATAGAAGTAATCCTGCAAAGGCGGCGGTGCTCGGACCTTGTAAGGTTATTCCACAGGAGTTGAGCTTTGTCAGGTGTAGAAACATTGATATATCAATACCAGAAGAACAGTATATACAAAATAAACTTATCCAAAAGCTGATTTGCGAGATGCAAGGAGCAGATATAGATACAGTAGTTGCTTATAGAAACAATATACGATATATCCAGAAATATACACCGACAGTATTACCAAAAAATAATACCAAGTTTAAGGAAAAGGGTGTTTATTTTATTACTGGAGGAATGGGAAATATAGGTTTTTCAATAGCAGATTATCTTGCGAATAACTATTATGCCAAGGTGATACTAATAGGCAGATCGGCTTTCCCTAAAAGAGGTGAACGTGAAAAATGGCTGATAGATAAGGGAGAACATGACCCACTTGCATCAAAGGTTAAACGAGTAATAGAACTGGAAAAACAAGGTGCAGAAATATATACATATTCAGGGGATATATCAGATTACAGTGTTATATATTCCGTAGTAGAAGATGCTGAACGCCAGACAGGTAAAATCAACGGGGTTATTCATGCCGCGGGGGCAATGAGAGATTCCCTTTACAAAACGCTGAACGAAATCAACAGAGAGGATTGTGAAAAGCAGTTTGTGTCTAAAATATTTGGGACAATGGTACTTTATCGCTTGTTCCGTGACAAGGAATTGGATTTCTTTACAGTAACATCATCAACATCATCGGCGCTTGGAGGTTTGGGTTTTGCCGCATATTCTGCGGCTAACATATTCATGGATTCGTTTATCAGTGAATTTAATAGATCCAGCGGGAAGGATTGGATAAGTGTTAACTGGGAGGGGTGGAAATTTAGTGTAGAAAGAACACAGATGAGCTTCAACTTCTCATTGAGGGAATTGTTTATGGAGCCAGAAGAAGGTGTAGAAGTATTTAAATATGTTACAAATAACCATGGATTTGAAAGAATTCTTGTATCATCTGGAAACATGGATGACCGGATAAACACTTGGATAAAACTTAGTGCAGCAGGTAAGGACGTAGGGGCAGAGAAAACTTATCAAACAAAAATAGACAGGGAAGGCTTGAAAACCTCATATGTTTCTCCAGAAAATAAAATGGAAGAAAACATTGCTGAGGTATTTCAAGACTTTTTTGGATATAAGGAAATTAGTATTCATGATAATTTTTTTGACATCGGAGCGTCCTCTTTAGATATGATTCAGATTACAGGGAATCTTAGAAAAGCGTTAAATATGAATATACCTATACTAAAGCTGTTTTCATTCCCAACAATACACTCTCTTGCCCAAAACCTAGCAGGAAATAATGAAGAGGATACTACTTCTAGTAGAAATATAGATCGGACTAATGAATTGAATAGGGGAAAAAATAGTATCCAACGCAGATACAACCTAAGAAAAAAGTAG
- a CDS encoding GNAT family N-acetyltransferase: protein MRSELENVDKIINWIYENWISKEFFLENGFGICLIIGNTIVSWSLSENVFNDECEIGIETDDRFRRKGYGTITVSQAVNYCKSRGIKVVAWHCRNNNMGSYKIVEKLNFKKILTYSTYHAWFNSFDNYLVNGQYYLSETKDYKKSGQFYQKAFDMKEINAISVINSKIFSEIDNIKWCYYNAACSWALAGKSELAFTNLEKAVEEGWKNVKMLETDERLFSLRGNGKWNSLLTKITC from the coding sequence ATGCGTTCAGAACTAGAAAATGTTGATAAGATAATAAATTGGATATATGAAAATTGGATTTCTAAGGAATTTTTTCTTGAGAATGGATTTGGAATTTGTTTAATTATAGGTAATACGATTGTGAGTTGGTCTTTATCTGAAAATGTATTTAATGATGAATGTGAAATTGGTATAGAAACAGATGATAGATTTAGGAGAAAAGGATATGGAACGATTACTGTCTCACAAGCGGTTAATTACTGTAAGTCGAGAGGCATAAAGGTGGTAGCGTGGCATTGCCGCAATAATAATATGGGATCGTATAAAATTGTTGAAAAACTGAATTTCAAGAAAATACTCACCTATAGTACATATCATGCTTGGTTTAATAGTTTTGATAATTATCTCGTAAATGGTCAATATTATTTATCTGAGACAAAGGATTACAAAAAAAGTGGACAATTTTATCAGAAAGCATTCGACATGAAAGAAATCAATGCTATCAGCGTTATAAATTCTAAAATTTTTTCTGAAATAGATAATATAAAATGGTGTTATTATAATGCTGCGTGTTCTTGGGCGCTTGCTGGGAAATCTGAACTTGCATTTACAAATCTTGAAAAAGCGGTTGAAGAGGGCTGGAAAAATGTAAAAATGCTAGAAACGGATGAAAGATTATTTAGCTTGAGGGGAAACGGTAAATGGAACAGTCTACTTACGAAAATAACTTGTTAG